A genomic stretch from Serratia entomophila includes:
- the chiP gene encoding chitoporin ChiP, with protein sequence MGTHGAQRKTLALAVAGALLGTGFAMAPEAQAAGFIDDSTLTGGIYYWQRERDRKDLNPTSDDYNKYTTNLSHSTANLSLDFASGYAWDMFGLDVGTFTAIELAESSASGHPNEIAFSSKNRTYDEDYSGDKGGISLYKAAGKFKYGPIWARAGYIQPSGQTLLAPHWSFMPGTYQGAEAGAKFDYGDAGDLSFSYMWTNKYKAPWHIEMDDFRQNDKKTGVSYLHSLGARYDFKNDLVLEAAFGQAQGYVNQYFTKASYKFNLLGNPLTTSYQFYGAEDRISDKNDPNSIYDGLAWLQALTFGYTTGQFNWRLEGTMVKAEGNQGFFLQRMTPTYASSNGRLDVWWDNRSDFNANGEKALYAGVMYDLSNWNLPGMAVGGSYVYAWDAKPSTNPVYDQSQRLKESAWSLDAMYTIQEGRAKGTLIKLHYTQYDNHTNIPSWSGGYGNIFQDEKDVKFMVIAPFTIF encoded by the coding sequence ATGGGTACGCACGGTGCTCAGCGTAAAACGCTGGCGCTCGCAGTTGCGGGCGCGCTGTTGGGAACAGGGTTTGCCATGGCCCCTGAGGCGCAAGCCGCAGGGTTTATCGATGATTCCACGCTGACCGGCGGCATTTACTACTGGCAACGTGAGCGTGACCGTAAAGATCTCAACCCGACCAGCGACGATTACAATAAATACACCACCAACCTGTCGCACTCCACCGCCAACCTGAGCCTGGACTTCGCCTCGGGCTATGCCTGGGACATGTTCGGATTGGACGTCGGGACCTTCACCGCCATCGAACTGGCGGAGTCCAGCGCCAGCGGCCACCCGAACGAAATCGCGTTCTCCTCGAAAAACCGTACCTACGATGAAGACTATTCCGGCGATAAAGGCGGGATCAGCCTGTATAAGGCCGCCGGTAAATTCAAATACGGCCCGATCTGGGCGCGTGCCGGTTACATTCAGCCAAGCGGGCAAACGCTGTTGGCGCCACACTGGAGCTTTATGCCGGGCACCTATCAGGGCGCGGAGGCCGGGGCCAAGTTTGACTACGGCGACGCCGGCGATCTGAGCTTCTCCTATATGTGGACCAACAAGTACAAAGCGCCGTGGCATATCGAAATGGACGACTTCCGCCAGAACGATAAAAAAACCGGCGTGTCCTATCTGCACTCGCTGGGCGCCAGGTACGACTTCAAAAACGATCTGGTGTTGGAGGCCGCCTTCGGCCAGGCCCAGGGTTATGTGAATCAGTACTTCACCAAGGCATCTTATAAATTCAACCTGCTGGGCAACCCGCTGACCACCAGTTACCAGTTCTACGGCGCTGAAGACCGCATCAGCGACAAGAACGATCCGAACAGCATCTATGACGGTCTGGCCTGGCTGCAGGCGCTGACCTTCGGCTACACCACCGGCCAGTTCAACTGGCGTCTGGAAGGCACCATGGTCAAGGCGGAAGGCAACCAGGGCTTCTTCCTGCAGCGCATGACGCCGACCTACGCGTCGTCCAACGGTCGCCTCGACGTGTGGTGGGATAACCGCTCCGACTTCAACGCCAACGGCGAAAAAGCGCTGTACGCCGGGGTGATGTACGATCTCAGCAACTGGAACCTGCCGGGCATGGCGGTCGGCGGCTCTTACGTCTACGCCTGGGACGCCAAGCCCAGCACCAACCCGGTTTACGATCAGAGCCAGCGTCTGAAAGAGAGCGCCTGGAGCCTGGACGCGATGTACACCATTCAGGAAGGCCGCGCCAAGGGCACGCTGATCAAACTGCACTACACCCAATACGACAACCACACCAACATCCCGAGCTGGAGCGGCGGTTACGGCAACATCTTCCAGGATGAGAAAGACGTCAAATTCATGGTCATCGCGCCATTCACCATCTTCTGA
- the chiQ gene encoding ChiQ/YbfN family lipoprotein, translating into MKKIMLTLAAVAALSACAQPAAPQEDSKLKQAYSACINTAEGSPERLQPCKAVLNVLKQEKQHQPFAERETVRVMDYQNCIQAVHSGNGQAYDAQCGKIWQEIRDNNN; encoded by the coding sequence ATGAAAAAAATCATGCTGACGTTGGCCGCCGTGGCGGCGCTGAGCGCCTGCGCGCAGCCGGCCGCACCGCAGGAAGACAGCAAGTTGAAACAGGCTTACAGCGCCTGCATCAATACCGCGGAAGGTTCCCCGGAGCGGCTGCAGCCGTGCAAGGCGGTATTGAACGTGCTGAAGCAAGAGAAGCAGCACCAGCCGTTCGCCGAGCGCGAAACGGTGCGGGTGATGGATTACCAGAACTGCATTCAGGCGGTTCACAGCGGTAACGGCCAGGCCTACGACGCCCAGTGCGGCAAAATTTGGCAAGAGATTCGCGATAACAATAATTAA
- a CDS encoding beta-N-acetylhexosaminidase, whose protein sequence is MNGFKLSALAALTATLGLFGGMGNAMANQQLVDQLSQLKLNVKMVDNRAADSGVDCAALGADWAACNRVLITLSNDGQAINGHDWAIYFHSARQTLKVDNAQFKITHLTGDLYKLEPTDKFSGFPAGKAVEIPIVAEYWQLFKTDFVPRWYATAGDAKPKILLNTDTEDLNQFVAPFTGDQWKRTKDDNNVLMTPASRFVKNAELKTLPTAALRGQIVPTPLDVKVHPQDADLSKGVALDLSALVKPAAEAVSQRFALLGMAANAQGYPIKTAIQPGKFSGPLAVPGAYELKIGGREAQVTGFDQAGVFNGLQSILSLVPADGSGKIATLDAKDAPRFQYRGLFLDVARNFHHKDAVLRLLDQMAAYKLNKFHFHLSDDEGWRIEIPGLPELTAVGGQRCHDLSETTCLLPQYGQGPEVYGGFFSRQDYIDIIKYAQARQIEVIPEIDMPAHARAAVVSMEARYKKLHAAGKEREANEFRLVDPTDTSNTTSVQYFNRQSYLNPCLDSSKRFVDKVIGEIAQMHQEAGQPLRTWHFGGDEAKNIRLGAGYTDLTKREAGKGVIDQSKEDKPWAKSQVCQAMIKEGKVADMEHLPSYFGQEVSQLVKAHGIDRMQAWQDGLKDAKNAKAFATSRVGVNFWDTLYWGGFDSANDWANKGYEVIISNPDYVYMDFPYEVNPDERGYYWGTRFSDEQKMFSFAPDNLPQNAETSVDRDGNHFAARSDKPWPGAYGISAQLWSETQRTDPEMEYMIFPRALSVAERAWHRAAWERDYKAGREYKGGETHFVDGKALAQDWLRFANLLGQRELAKLDKGGVSYRLPVPGARVMGGKLEANISLPGLGIEYSTDGGKQWQRYDAKARPAVSGEVQVRAVSPDGKRHGRAEKV, encoded by the coding sequence ATGAACGGCTTCAAATTGAGCGCGCTTGCCGCGCTGACGGCGACCCTGGGATTATTTGGCGGCATGGGGAACGCCATGGCTAACCAGCAGCTGGTGGATCAGCTGAGCCAGCTGAAACTGAATGTGAAAATGGTCGACAACCGCGCCGCCGACAGCGGCGTAGACTGCGCCGCATTGGGCGCCGACTGGGCGGCCTGCAACCGGGTGCTGATCACCCTGAGCAACGACGGCCAGGCGATCAACGGCCACGACTGGGCGATTTACTTCCATAGCGCCCGCCAGACCCTCAAGGTGGATAACGCACAATTCAAGATAACCCACCTGACCGGCGACCTGTACAAGCTGGAGCCGACCGACAAATTCAGCGGTTTCCCGGCCGGCAAGGCGGTGGAGATCCCGATCGTCGCCGAATACTGGCAGCTGTTTAAAACCGATTTCGTGCCGCGCTGGTACGCCACCGCCGGCGACGCTAAACCGAAAATTCTGCTGAATACCGATACCGAAGACCTGAACCAGTTCGTGGCGCCCTTCACCGGCGACCAGTGGAAACGCACCAAGGATGACAACAACGTCCTGATGACGCCGGCTTCGCGCTTCGTCAAAAACGCCGAGCTGAAAACCTTGCCTACCGCAGCGCTGCGCGGCCAGATTGTGCCGACCCCGCTGGACGTGAAGGTGCATCCGCAGGATGCCGATCTGAGCAAGGGCGTGGCGTTGGATCTGAGCGCGCTGGTTAAACCGGCGGCCGAGGCCGTCAGCCAGCGCTTCGCGTTGCTGGGCATGGCGGCCAACGCTCAGGGCTACCCGATTAAAACCGCCATTCAGCCGGGCAAGTTCAGCGGGCCTCTGGCGGTGCCGGGCGCCTATGAGCTGAAGATTGGCGGCCGGGAAGCGCAAGTGACCGGCTTCGATCAGGCCGGCGTATTCAACGGGCTGCAGTCGATTTTGTCGCTGGTGCCGGCCGATGGCAGCGGCAAAATTGCCACGTTGGACGCCAAAGACGCGCCGCGCTTCCAGTATCGCGGGCTCTTCCTCGACGTGGCGCGCAACTTCCACCATAAAGACGCGGTGCTGCGCCTGCTTGACCAGATGGCGGCCTACAAGCTGAATAAATTCCATTTCCACCTGAGCGACGACGAAGGCTGGCGCATCGAAATTCCGGGCCTGCCGGAACTGACCGCAGTGGGGGGCCAGCGCTGCCACGATCTGAGCGAAACCACCTGCCTGCTGCCGCAATATGGCCAGGGGCCGGAAGTGTACGGCGGCTTCTTCTCCCGCCAGGACTATATCGACATCATCAAATACGCGCAGGCGCGCCAGATTGAAGTGATCCCGGAAATCGACATGCCGGCGCACGCGCGCGCGGCGGTGGTTTCCATGGAAGCGCGCTACAAAAAGCTGCACGCCGCCGGGAAAGAGCGTGAGGCCAACGAGTTCCGCCTGGTGGATCCGACCGATACCTCCAATACCACCTCGGTGCAGTACTTTAACCGCCAAAGCTACCTGAACCCGTGTCTCGATTCATCCAAACGCTTTGTCGACAAGGTGATCGGTGAGATCGCCCAAATGCACCAGGAGGCCGGGCAGCCGCTTCGCACCTGGCACTTTGGCGGTGACGAAGCGAAAAACATTCGTCTGGGGGCCGGTTACACCGATTTGACCAAGCGCGAAGCCGGCAAAGGCGTTATTGACCAGAGCAAAGAAGACAAGCCTTGGGCGAAATCCCAGGTATGCCAGGCGATGATTAAAGAGGGCAAGGTGGCCGATATGGAACACCTGCCGAGCTATTTCGGGCAGGAGGTTAGCCAACTGGTGAAGGCGCACGGCATCGACAGAATGCAGGCCTGGCAGGACGGCCTGAAAGATGCAAAGAACGCCAAGGCGTTCGCTACCTCGCGCGTGGGCGTGAACTTCTGGGACACCCTGTACTGGGGCGGTTTCGACAGCGCCAACGACTGGGCTAACAAGGGCTATGAGGTGATCATCTCCAACCCGGATTACGTCTATATGGACTTCCCGTACGAAGTGAATCCGGATGAGCGCGGCTACTACTGGGGTACCCGCTTCAGCGACGAACAGAAGATGTTCAGCTTCGCGCCGGATAACCTGCCGCAGAACGCTGAAACCTCGGTAGACCGTGACGGCAATCACTTCGCCGCCAGGAGCGACAAACCCTGGCCGGGCGCCTATGGCATTTCCGCCCAGCTGTGGAGCGAAACCCAGCGCACCGACCCTGAGATGGAGTACATGATCTTCCCGCGCGCTCTGTCGGTGGCGGAACGTGCCTGGCACCGCGCTGCCTGGGAACGGGATTATAAAGCCGGCCGCGAGTACAAGGGTGGGGAAACTCACTTTGTCGATGGCAAAGCCCTGGCTCAGGACTGGCTGCGCTTCGCCAACCTGCTGGGGCAACGAGAGTTGGCCAAGCTGGACAAGGGCGGCGTCAGCTATCGCCTGCCGGTGCCGGGCGCCCGGGTGATGGGCGGCAAGCTGGAGGCGAATATCTCTCTGCCGGGGCTGGGCATCGAGTACTCCACCGACGGCGGCAAGCAATGGCAGCGTTACGACGCCAAAGCCAGGCCGGCGGTGAGCGGCGAAGTGCAGGTTCGAGCGGTAAGCCCGGACGGCAAGCGTCACGGCCGCGCCGAGAAAGTTTAA
- the fur gene encoding ferric iron uptake transcriptional regulator, whose amino-acid sequence MTDNNTALKKAGLKVTLPRLKILEVLQNPECHHVSAEDLYKKLIDMGEEIGLATVYRVLNQFDDAGIVTRHNFEGGKSVFELTQQHHHDHLICLDCGKVIEFSDESIEARQRDIAKQHGIKLTNHSLYLYGHCEIGDCREDDTLHDKK is encoded by the coding sequence ATGACTGACAACAACACCGCATTGAAGAAGGCCGGCTTAAAAGTCACGCTTCCGCGACTCAAAATCCTGGAAGTACTGCAAAATCCGGAATGCCATCACGTCAGTGCGGAAGATTTGTACAAAAAACTGATAGATATGGGCGAAGAAATCGGACTGGCGACGGTTTACCGCGTGCTGAACCAGTTTGATGATGCGGGCATTGTGACTCGTCACAATTTCGAAGGCGGTAAATCCGTGTTCGAACTGACCCAGCAGCACCACCACGATCACCTGATTTGCCTGGACTGCGGCAAAGTGATCGAATTCAGCGATGAATCCATCGAAGCGCGCCAGCGTGATATCGCCAAGCAACACGGCATCAAGCTCACCAACCACAGCCTGTACCTGTACGGCCACTGTGAAATCGGCGACTGCCGCGAAGACGATACGCTGCACGACAAGAAGTAA
- the fldA gene encoding flavodoxin FldA yields the protein MATVGIFFGSDTGNTENIAKMIQKILQKQFGDDVSEIHDIAKSSKEDLEAFDILLLGIPTWYYGEAQCDWDDFFPTLEEVDFNGKLVALFGCGDQEDYAEYFCDAMGTIRDIIEPHGAAIVGHWPTKGYHFEASKGLADDNNFIGLAIDEDRQPELTNERVEAWVKQIVEELSLAEILG from the coding sequence ATGGCTACTGTAGGCATTTTCTTTGGCAGCGACACTGGCAATACCGAAAACATTGCCAAAATGATCCAGAAAATTCTTCAGAAACAGTTTGGCGACGATGTGTCTGAAATTCACGACATCGCCAAAAGCAGCAAAGAAGATCTGGAAGCTTTCGATATCCTGCTGCTGGGTATCCCAACCTGGTACTACGGCGAAGCGCAGTGCGACTGGGATGACTTTTTCCCGACGCTGGAAGAAGTGGACTTCAACGGCAAACTGGTGGCGCTGTTCGGCTGCGGCGATCAGGAAGACTACGCGGAATACTTCTGTGACGCGATGGGCACCATTCGCGACATCATCGAACCGCACGGCGCGGCCATCGTCGGCCACTGGCCGACCAAAGGCTACCACTTCGAAGCCTCCAAGGGCCTGGCGGACGACAACAACTTCATCGGTCTGGCGATCGACGAAGACCGTCAGCCTGAGCTGACCAACGAACGTGTCGAAGCCTGGGTCAAGCAGATAGTCGAAGAGCTGAGCCTGGCCGAAATCCTTGGCTAA
- the ybfE gene encoding LexA regulated protein, with amino-acid sequence MAKEQTDRTTLDLFADERRPGRPKTNPLSRDEQLRINKRNQLRRDKVRGLRRVELKINADAVDALNKLAEQRNISRSELIEQMLLAQLAEEQPEH; translated from the coding sequence ATGGCAAAAGAACAAACGGATCGCACGACGCTGGATCTGTTCGCAGATGAACGCCGGCCGGGGCGCCCGAAAACCAACCCGCTATCTCGCGATGAACAGCTTAGAATCAATAAGCGCAATCAGCTACGGCGCGATAAAGTGCGTGGTTTGCGGCGCGTAGAGCTGAAAATCAACGCGGATGCGGTGGACGCCCTGAACAAACTGGCGGAACAGCGCAACATCAGCCGCAGCGAGCTCATCGAGCAAATGCTGCTGGCGCAACTGGCGGAAGAACAGCCAGAACATTGA
- the ybfF gene encoding esterase: protein MNFAMKLHYQLLAAESDALPVLLIHGLFGNLDNLGVLARDLNQRHSVIKVDLRNHGLSPRSAEMTYPAMAQDLLTLLDDLQLAKVIVIGHSMGGKAAMALTAIAPDRVDKLIVIDVAPVDYRTRRHDEIFDALKAVSAAGITQRQQAAQLMRDYLQEEGVIQFLLKSFHNGEWRFNLPVLIAQYENVTGWQEVPAWPHPTLFIRGGLSPYVQDSYRADIARQFPQARAHVVAGTGHWVHAEKPEAVLRAIHRFLDEA, encoded by the coding sequence ATGAACTTCGCCATGAAATTACATTATCAACTGCTGGCCGCCGAGTCAGACGCCCTGCCGGTGCTGCTGATCCACGGCCTGTTCGGCAATCTGGACAACCTCGGCGTGCTGGCGCGCGATTTGAACCAGCGCCACAGCGTCATCAAGGTCGACCTGCGCAACCACGGGCTGTCGCCGCGTTCCGCAGAGATGACCTATCCGGCCATGGCGCAGGATCTGCTGACGCTGCTCGACGACCTGCAGTTGGCGAAAGTCATCGTCATCGGCCACTCGATGGGCGGCAAAGCGGCGATGGCGCTGACCGCCATTGCGCCCGATCGCGTCGACAAACTGATCGTCATCGACGTGGCGCCGGTGGATTACCGCACGCGTCGTCACGATGAAATCTTCGACGCCCTGAAGGCCGTCAGCGCCGCCGGCATCACCCAGCGCCAGCAGGCCGCCCAGCTGATGCGCGACTATCTGCAGGAAGAAGGGGTGATCCAGTTCCTGCTGAAATCCTTCCACAACGGCGAGTGGCGTTTCAATCTGCCGGTGTTGATTGCGCAGTACGAGAACGTGACCGGCTGGCAAGAAGTGCCGGCCTGGCCGCACCCGACGCTGTTCATTCGCGGCGGCTTGTCGCCTTATGTGCAAGACAGCTACCGCGCGGACATCGCCCGCCAGTTCCCGCAGGCACGCGCTCACGTGGTGGCGGGCACCGGCCACTGGGTACATGCCGAAAAACCGGAAGCGGTGCTGCGCGCCATCCACCGTTTTCTCGACGAAGCCTGA
- the seqA gene encoding replication initiation negative regulator SeqA — MKTIEVDEELYRYIASHTQHIGESASDILRRMLKFTAGQPVRAVPAAGAQSAEPEKAAVQRPRDRVRAVRELLLSDEYAEQNKAVNRFMLVLSTLYTLDAAGFAAATDALHGRTRTYFAGDQQTLLANGTHTKPKHVPGTPYWVITNTNTGRKRSMIEHIMQAMQFPAELTEKVCGTV; from the coding sequence ATGAAAACTATTGAAGTCGACGAAGAGCTTTACCGCTATATTGCCAGCCACACGCAACACATCGGTGAGAGCGCGTCCGATATTTTACGCCGCATGTTGAAATTTACCGCAGGCCAGCCGGTGCGCGCCGTGCCTGCGGCCGGCGCTCAGTCCGCCGAGCCGGAAAAGGCGGCTGTACAGCGCCCGCGCGACCGCGTGCGCGCCGTGCGCGAGCTGCTGCTGTCGGATGAGTACGCTGAGCAGAACAAAGCGGTTAACCGTTTTATGCTGGTGCTTTCCACGCTGTATACCCTCGATGCCGCCGGCTTTGCCGCCGCCACCGATGCGCTGCATGGCCGTACCCGCACCTACTTTGCCGGCGATCAGCAAACCCTGCTGGCCAACGGTACGCATACCAAGCCGAAACACGTTCCAGGCACCCCTTACTGGGTGATCACCAATACCAATACCGGCCGCAAGCGCAGCATGATCGAACACATCATGCAGGCGATGCAGTTCCCCGCGGAACTGACTGAGAAAGTTTGCGGCACCGTTTAA
- the pgm gene encoding phosphoglucomutase (alpha-D-glucose-1,6-bisphosphate-dependent): MANSPRAGQPAQQSDLINVAQLTSQYYVLQPDAGNAAHAVKFGTSGHRGSALRHSFNEAHILAIAQAIAEVRRQQGTTGPCYVGKDTHALSEPAFISVLEVLTANGVDVIVQENNGFTPTPAVSHAILCHNRQGGAQADGIVITPSHNPPEDGGIKYNPPNGGPADTNLTSVIEKRANELLAQQLKGVQRQSLDKAWNSGHLHAKDLVQPYVEGLVDVVDMPAIQRAGLKLGVDPLGGSGIAYWQRVAEHYQLDLTLVNDSIDQTFRFMHLDHDGIIRMDCSSESAMAGLLALRDKFDLAFANDPDYDRHGIVTPKGLMNPNHYLAVAINYLFQHRPQWGADVAVGKTLVSSAMIDRVVSSLGRKLVEVPVGFKWFVDGLFDGSFGFGGEESAGASFLRFNGTPWSTDKDGIIMCLLAAEITAVTGENPQHHYDDLAKRFGAPSYNRIQAPATHAQKAALSKLSPEMVKASTLGGDPITARLTTAPGNGASIGGLKVMTDNGWFAARPSGTEEAYKIYCESFLGAEHREKIEHEAVEIVSEVLASAK; this comes from the coding sequence ATGGCGAATAGTCCACGTGCCGGGCAGCCAGCCCAGCAAAGTGATTTGATCAACGTAGCCCAGCTGACGTCGCAGTACTATGTGCTGCAGCCTGATGCAGGCAACGCCGCGCACGCGGTGAAGTTCGGGACTTCCGGCCATCGCGGCAGCGCGCTGCGTCACAGCTTTAACGAAGCGCACATCCTCGCTATCGCTCAGGCGATCGCCGAAGTTCGCCGCCAGCAGGGAACGACCGGTCCATGTTACGTGGGCAAGGATACTCATGCGCTGTCAGAGCCGGCCTTTATTTCGGTGCTGGAAGTGCTGACCGCCAACGGCGTCGACGTGATCGTGCAGGAAAACAACGGTTTTACGCCGACCCCTGCGGTATCGCACGCCATCCTGTGCCACAACCGCCAGGGCGGCGCACAGGCTGACGGCATCGTCATCACGCCTTCCCATAACCCACCGGAAGACGGCGGCATCAAGTACAACCCGCCGAACGGCGGCCCGGCCGACACCAACCTGACTTCCGTGATCGAAAAGCGCGCCAACGAGCTGCTGGCTCAGCAGCTGAAGGGCGTTCAGCGCCAGTCGCTGGACAAAGCCTGGAACAGCGGCCACCTGCATGCCAAAGATCTGGTGCAGCCCTACGTTGAAGGGCTGGTTGACGTGGTCGACATGCCGGCCATTCAGCGCGCCGGCCTGAAGCTGGGCGTGGATCCGCTCGGCGGCTCCGGCATTGCCTATTGGCAGCGCGTGGCCGAGCATTACCAGCTGGATCTGACGCTGGTGAACGACTCCATCGATCAGACCTTCCGCTTTATGCATCTGGACCACGACGGCATTATCCGCATGGACTGCTCGTCCGAGTCGGCGATGGCCGGCCTGCTGGCGCTGCGCGATAAATTCGATCTGGCGTTCGCCAACGATCCGGATTACGACCGCCACGGCATCGTGACGCCGAAAGGCCTGATGAACCCGAACCATTATCTGGCGGTGGCCATCAACTACCTGTTCCAGCACCGCCCGCAGTGGGGCGCAGACGTCGCGGTAGGCAAAACGCTGGTTTCCAGCGCGATGATCGACCGCGTGGTGTCCTCCCTGGGCCGCAAGCTGGTGGAAGTGCCGGTCGGTTTCAAATGGTTCGTTGACGGCCTGTTCGACGGCAGCTTTGGCTTTGGCGGCGAAGAGAGCGCCGGGGCGTCCTTCCTGCGCTTCAACGGTACGCCGTGGTCGACCGACAAAGACGGCATCATCATGTGCCTGCTGGCGGCGGAAATCACTGCGGTGACCGGCGAGAACCCGCAGCATCATTATGACGATCTGGCCAAGCGCTTTGGTGCGCCGAGCTACAACCGCATTCAGGCGCCGGCTACCCATGCGCAGAAAGCCGCGCTGTCCAAGCTTTCGCCGGAAATGGTCAAGGCCAGTACGCTGGGCGGCGATCCCATCACTGCCCGTCTGACCACCGCGCCGGGCAATGGCGCGTCGATCGGCGGTCTGAAAGTGATGACCGACAACGGCTGGTTCGCGGCCCGTCCTTCAGGCACCGAAGAGGCTTACAAAATCTACTGTGAGAGCTTCCTGGGGGCAGAGCACCGCGAGAAGATCGAGCACGAAGCGGTAGAGATCGTTAGCGAAGTCTTGGCTTCCGCGAAATAA
- a CDS encoding PadR family transcriptional regulator yields the protein MFHRLGLHRHHHHHECEAGRDRRHRGGRHHFGGDGEERGRGGRGGRHRMFEHGDLRLVLLALVARKPSHGYELIKAIDEASSGLYVPSPGVIYPTLTLLEEQDFLEPLTTGNGRKSYQITAAGQSELQKHQQVVEVILARLAGAGRERHPQGNLAEGIFDAMHRLRSLLRGNVMRADLTPQQVERINAALLTAVAAIESEMNVKPAEQENE from the coding sequence ATGTTCCATCGATTAGGTTTACACCGTCATCACCATCATCATGAATGCGAAGCAGGGCGCGATCGCCGCCATCGCGGCGGGCGCCATCACTTTGGCGGCGACGGCGAAGAGCGCGGCCGGGGCGGGCGCGGTGGGCGTCACCGCATGTTCGAGCACGGCGATCTGCGCCTGGTGCTGCTGGCATTGGTGGCGCGCAAGCCCAGCCACGGCTATGAGCTGATCAAGGCGATCGACGAGGCGTCTTCCGGGCTGTACGTGCCAAGCCCCGGGGTGATTTACCCGACGCTGACGCTGCTGGAAGAGCAGGATTTCCTCGAGCCGCTCACCACCGGCAACGGCCGCAAAAGCTACCAAATCACCGCCGCTGGCCAGAGCGAGCTGCAAAAGCACCAGCAGGTGGTTGAGGTGATCCTGGCCCGGCTGGCCGGCGCCGGGCGCGAGCGGCACCCGCAGGGCAACCTGGCCGAAGGGATCTTCGACGCCATGCATCGTTTGCGCAGCCTGTTGCGCGGCAACGTGATGCGTGCCGATCTCACCCCGCAGCAGGTGGAGCGCATCAATGCGGCTTTACTGACCGCCGTCGCGGCGATTGAAAGCGAAATGAACGTTAAACCCGCAGAACAGGAGAACGAGTGA
- a CDS encoding DUF3861 domain-containing protein: MPGHRFKITVEALSDRQGNPVEKAPLSFEVENHDDIFDIVERIQAREDLNFGRQQSAAFAVGLKLFSEVMIENRKHPVFAPLREAFKAFMVGLKKGPTE, from the coding sequence ATGCCAGGCCACCGTTTTAAAATCACCGTAGAAGCCCTGAGCGATCGCCAGGGCAACCCGGTCGAGAAAGCGCCGCTGAGTTTTGAAGTGGAAAACCACGACGATATTTTCGACATCGTCGAGCGCATTCAGGCGCGGGAGGATCTGAACTTCGGCCGGCAGCAAAGCGCAGCCTTCGCCGTGGGGCTGAAATTGTTCTCTGAAGTGATGATCGAAAACCGCAAACACCCGGTGTTCGCCCCGCTGCGCGAGGCGTTCAAGGCGTTTATGGTCGGCTTGAAAAAAGGGCCGACTGAGTAA
- the kdpE gene encoding two-component system response regulator KdpE, whose protein sequence is MSTTPTNILIVEDEKEIRRFVRTALESEGLRVFESETLQRGLIEAGTRKPDLIILDLGLPDGDGLSYIRDLRQWSAIPVIVLSARNAEEDKIAALDVGADDYLSKPFGIGELLARVRVALRRHSSSQQESPLVSFSAITVDLVNRRVLRNDEDLHLTPIEFRLLAELLANSGKVITQRQLLSHVWGPNYVEHSHYLRIYMGHLRQKLEVDPARPRHLLTETGVGYRFMP, encoded by the coding sequence GTGAGCACAACGCCAACCAACATTCTGATTGTTGAAGATGAAAAAGAGATCCGCCGCTTCGTCCGCACCGCGCTGGAAAGCGAGGGCCTGCGGGTGTTTGAGAGCGAAACGCTGCAGCGTGGGCTGATTGAAGCCGGCACGCGCAAGCCGGATCTCATCATCCTCGATTTGGGGTTGCCGGACGGCGACGGGCTAAGCTATATCCGCGATTTGCGGCAGTGGAGCGCCATTCCGGTGATCGTGCTGTCGGCGCGCAACGCCGAAGAGGACAAAATCGCCGCGCTGGACGTCGGGGCGGACGACTACCTCAGCAAGCCGTTCGGCATCGGGGAACTGCTGGCGCGGGTGCGGGTGGCGCTGCGCCGTCACTCCTCCAGCCAACAGGAAAGCCCGCTGGTCAGCTTTTCGGCAATCACCGTCGATCTGGTTAACCGCCGGGTGCTGCGCAACGACGAAGATTTGCACCTGACGCCGATCGAATTTCGCCTGCTGGCGGAACTGCTGGCCAACTCCGGCAAAGTGATCACTCAGCGCCAACTGCTGAGCCACGTCTGGGGGCCGAACTATGTGGAACACAGCCATTACCTGCGCATTTATATGGGCCATCTGCGGCAAAAGCTGGAGGTCGACCCGGCGCGGCCCAGGCATCTGCTGACCGAAACCGGCGTCGGCTACCGCTTTATGCCTTAA